A stretch of Primulina tabacum isolate GXHZ01 chromosome 13, ASM2559414v2, whole genome shotgun sequence DNA encodes these proteins:
- the LOC142522929 gene encoding ferredoxin-thioredoxin reductase catalytic chain, chloroplastic-like, translated as MKALQASTSYSVGFGVSSVDSLSIPSRHRHVMSAKVEPTEKSVEVMRKFSEQYARKSGTYFCVDKSVTSVVIKGLAEHKDTLGAPLCPCRHYDDKAAEAQQGFWNCPCVPMRERKECHCMLFLIPENDFAGQEQAISLEEIKETTANM; from the exons ATGAAAGCTCTTCAAGCTTCCACCTCTTACAGTGTCGGCTTTGGCGTTTCATCTGTCGATTCTCTCTCAATCCCGTCGCGTCACCGGCACGTTATGTCCGCGAAAG TGGAGCCAACGGAGAAATCAGTTGAAGTTATGAGGAAATTTTCGGAGCAGTATGCTCGGAAGTCTGGAACTTACTTTTGTGTGGACAAGAGCGTCACCTCTGTTGTCATCAAG GGTTTGGCGGAACACAAAGATACATTGGGTGCACCTCTCTGCCCCTGTAG GCACTATGATGATAAAGCTGCTGAGGCACAGCAAGGTTTTTGGAACTGTCCTTGTGTTCCTATGAGAGAAAG GAAGGAGTGCCACTGCATGCTTTTTCTCATTCCTGAAAATGATTTTGCGGGCCAGGAGCAG GCCATTTCGCTGGAGGAGATCAAAGAAACAACGGCAAATATGTGA